From the genome of Halobellus litoreus, one region includes:
- a CDS encoding gamma carbonic anhydrase family protein: MLRAFEDAEPTAADDAFVSEAAYLVGDIEVGGRSSIWPFACLRGHGTGVVVGTETNVQEFAMLHGATLGDGVTVGHGAVVDYADVGAHSLVGMQSAVLGGATVEDHCIVAANAVVRKDQTVPSGHLAYGTPAETRPLTDAQLAQIERTHETYVELAARFRDAGLDAREVD; the protein is encoded by the coding sequence ATGCTACGAGCGTTCGAGGATGCGGAACCGACCGCCGCGGACGACGCGTTCGTCTCCGAGGCGGCGTATCTCGTCGGTGACATCGAAGTCGGAGGTCGTTCGAGTATCTGGCCGTTCGCCTGCCTTCGCGGGCACGGGACGGGAGTGGTCGTCGGCACGGAGACGAACGTCCAGGAGTTCGCGATGCTCCACGGGGCGACGCTCGGTGACGGGGTCACGGTCGGCCACGGTGCCGTCGTCGATTACGCCGACGTTGGAGCCCACTCGCTCGTCGGGATGCAGAGCGCCGTCCTGGGGGGAGCGACCGTCGAGGACCACTGTATCGTGGCCGCCAACGCCGTCGTCCGGAAGGATCAGACCGTTCCGTCGGGGCACCTCGCGTACGGGACTCCCGCGGAGACGAGACCCCTTACGGACGCGCAACTCGCACAGATCGAACGGACCCACGAGACGTACGTCGAACTGGCCGCCCGGTTCCGCGATGCGGGATTGGACGCGCGAGAGGTCGACTGA
- a CDS encoding MaoC family dehydratase has translation MRYFEDVEVGSTATFGSYDVTPEEIKEFAEKYDPQPFHTDEAVASESMFGGLVASGWHTMAMCMRMITEQPDPLAALAGVEVNHIKWRKPVRPGDTLHLRTEVVEKRPSKSRDDRGYVTTAGEAINGDDEVVATFEVVALVKGRDYD, from the coding sequence ATGCGATACTTCGAGGACGTCGAGGTCGGATCGACCGCGACGTTCGGGTCCTACGACGTGACGCCCGAGGAGATCAAGGAGTTCGCCGAGAAGTACGATCCTCAGCCGTTTCACACGGACGAAGCGGTCGCGTCCGAATCGATGTTCGGCGGGCTAGTCGCGTCGGGATGGCACACGATGGCGATGTGTATGCGGATGATCACCGAGCAGCCGGACCCGCTCGCGGCGCTGGCGGGCGTCGAGGTCAACCACATCAAGTGGCGAAAGCCGGTGCGCCCGGGCGATACGTTGCACCTCCGAACGGAGGTAGTGGAGAAGCGGCCGTCGAAGAGCCGCGACGACCGCGGGTACGTCACGACTGCCGGCGAGGCGATCAACGGGGACGACGAGGTCGTCGCGACGTTCGAGGTCGTCGCGCTCGTCAAGGGCCGCGATTACGACTGA
- a CDS encoding class I adenylate-forming enzyme family protein, with the protein MKLGDALARSVRCHPDKPALVTDDGRSFTYAELDDRSTRLANAVTDRIGAERFAVLAINHFSAIESMWAGNKRGLATVQLSYRATVTELQQMADTAEAEALIFDDHNADDALELLDRGAFDVAIHAGDRDVDHEAVESYETVLDEAAPSLDESLPADDECAVLHTSGTTSVPKTVAFDQEQLWYGAVQVIMEHGIDETDTALCTSPWYHMVTTDAWLYPHFVAGATVVLHSAFDPEEALDLIETHEVTGLLAVPTQLKALNDVQRESATPYDSDSLSYIRTGGAIVTENLIEATHEHLSEHVYNTYGMTEAGPDLTFAHPSVQEEHPGTIGKESFTWEIRVVETAPLSEDPDPEATVDAGERGEIIARGPGMSHEYIDNEEATEKSYFDGWLRTRDVARIDEEGYLYIVDRVDNMINSGGENVYPAEVERVLGNHPDVAEACVFGLDDEDWGQVVTAVVVTETGAELSEEDLEEYCLQHDGLADFKRPRAYAITDEALPRTDTGTIQREDLVEKYFS; encoded by the coding sequence ATGAAACTAGGAGATGCCCTCGCGCGCTCGGTCCGCTGTCATCCGGACAAGCCGGCGCTCGTAACCGACGACGGCCGCTCGTTCACGTACGCCGAACTGGACGATCGGAGCACCCGACTGGCGAACGCCGTCACCGATCGGATCGGGGCGGAGCGATTCGCCGTGCTCGCGATCAATCACTTCTCCGCTATCGAGTCGATGTGGGCCGGAAACAAGCGCGGTCTCGCGACGGTGCAACTCTCCTACCGGGCGACGGTGACCGAGTTACAACAGATGGCCGATACCGCGGAGGCCGAAGCGCTGATCTTCGACGATCACAACGCCGACGACGCCCTCGAACTCCTCGACCGCGGCGCGTTCGACGTCGCCATCCACGCCGGCGACCGCGACGTCGACCACGAGGCCGTCGAGTCCTACGAGACCGTCCTCGACGAGGCTGCCCCGAGCCTCGACGAGTCGCTCCCGGCGGACGACGAGTGCGCCGTGCTGCACACCAGCGGGACCACGAGCGTCCCGAAGACCGTCGCGTTCGACCAGGAACAGCTGTGGTACGGCGCGGTCCAGGTCATTATGGAGCACGGGATCGACGAGACTGACACGGCGCTGTGCACCTCGCCGTGGTACCACATGGTCACGACCGACGCGTGGCTCTATCCGCACTTCGTCGCGGGCGCGACGGTCGTCCTCCACTCGGCGTTCGACCCCGAGGAGGCGCTGGACCTCATCGAGACCCACGAGGTCACGGGGCTACTCGCCGTGCCGACGCAACTGAAGGCGCTCAACGACGTCCAGCGCGAGTCGGCGACGCCGTACGACTCCGACTCCCTGTCGTACATCCGCACCGGCGGCGCGATCGTCACCGAGAACCTCATCGAGGCGACCCACGAACACCTCTCGGAGCACGTCTACAACACCTACGGGATGACCGAAGCGGGGCCGGACCTCACCTTCGCGCACCCGAGCGTCCAGGAGGAGCACCCCGGCACCATCGGAAAGGAATCGTTCACCTGGGAGATCCGCGTCGTCGAGACCGCGCCGCTCTCGGAGGACCCCGACCCCGAAGCCACCGTCGACGCCGGCGAACGCGGGGAGATCATCGCCCGCGGTCCGGGAATGTCGCACGAGTACATCGACAACGAGGAGGCGACCGAGAAGTCCTACTTCGACGGGTGGCTCCGGACCCGCGACGTGGCCAGAATCGACGAGGAGGGATACCTCTACATTGTCGACCGCGTCGACAACATGATCAACAGCGGCGGTGAGAACGTCTACCCGGCGGAGGTCGAACGGGTCCTCGGCAACCACCCCGACGTGGCCGAGGCCTGCGTCTTCGGCCTCGACGACGAGGACTGGGGGCAGGTCGTCACGGCCGTCGTCGTCACCGAGACGGGGGCGGAACTCTCCGAGGAGGACCTCGAGGAGTACTGTCTCCAGCACGACGGCCTCGCCGACTTCAAGCGCCCCCGGGCGTACGCGATAACGGACGAGGCGCTCCCCCGCACCGACACGGGGACGATCCAGCGCGAGGACCTCGTCGAGAAGTACTTCTCGTAG
- a CDS encoding SLC13 family permease has product MTDGIPARARGALPIDPSWLALPAGVLVAGAVLQFAPLSAEAARMLAITLFCVAMWIGSPVDPWFTALIGIGLIGVGFSAELALTGFQSPATWLVVVGLLVGEAATASGLAGLVERTSLHRMPDRIATDAVAVYRYLLVVLSVGSLALAVLVPSSLVRVLILAPILKSLGDLFTERSPKIGIFLGPLFATYYGASGVLTGSLANIIVTGLVESSGGPAITWTEWTLWMGPVMGIGRVVVVVAVTYLLYRPRDRSAIDAPDRIESVSASPQERRMLLFLLVGVGVWATDFLHGLHPLFGALVVALLAFSPRIGVIDHEAIGETDFSILFFLGAIFAIAEGLRRTAFTDLAAETMLSYLPSDPSLPLVLLFVVGVSMSLAFVMEGMAVASVITPVFVSFANSAGIPLVPVAMIESVALNAYFFPYQSAVLVAMLGLGVVDTMELSRMAALCTIATLVFLLPIQIALFVFLF; this is encoded by the coding sequence ATGACAGATGGAATCCCGGCGCGGGCACGCGGGGCGCTCCCGATCGATCCCTCCTGGCTCGCTCTCCCCGCGGGCGTTCTCGTCGCCGGCGCGGTTCTCCAGTTCGCGCCCCTGTCGGCCGAGGCCGCTCGGATGCTCGCGATCACGCTGTTCTGTGTCGCGATGTGGATCGGGTCGCCGGTCGATCCGTGGTTCACCGCGCTGATCGGGATCGGGCTGATCGGCGTGGGGTTCTCGGCCGAACTCGCGCTGACCGGGTTCCAGTCGCCCGCGACGTGGCTGGTCGTCGTCGGTCTCCTCGTCGGCGAGGCCGCGACAGCCAGCGGACTGGCCGGTCTCGTCGAGCGGACCTCGCTGCACCGGATGCCCGACCGCATCGCCACCGACGCGGTCGCCGTCTACCGGTACCTGCTCGTCGTCCTCTCGGTCGGCAGCCTGGCGCTCGCGGTCCTGGTCCCCTCGTCGCTGGTGCGGGTGCTCATCCTCGCGCCGATCCTCAAGTCGCTGGGCGACCTGTTCACCGAGCGGAGCCCGAAGATCGGGATCTTCCTCGGCCCGCTCTTTGCCACCTACTACGGCGCGTCGGGCGTCCTGACCGGGTCGCTCGCGAACATCATCGTCACCGGACTCGTGGAGTCGAGCGGCGGCCCCGCGATCACCTGGACGGAGTGGACCCTCTGGATGGGCCCCGTGATGGGGATCGGTCGCGTCGTCGTCGTCGTCGCCGTCACGTACCTCCTCTATCGACCCCGGGACCGGAGCGCTATCGACGCCCCGGATCGGATCGAGTCCGTCTCCGCGTCGCCGCAGGAGCGGCGGATGCTTCTCTTCTTGCTCGTCGGCGTCGGGGTCTGGGCGACGGACTTCCTCCACGGGCTGCACCCGCTCTTCGGCGCGCTCGTCGTCGCGCTCCTGGCGTTTTCGCCCCGGATCGGAGTCATCGACCACGAGGCGATCGGCGAGACCGACTTCTCGATCCTCTTCTTCCTCGGCGCGATCTTCGCCATCGCCGAGGGACTCCGGCGGACGGCCTTCACCGACCTGGCCGCCGAAACGATGCTCTCGTACCTACCGAGCGACCCGTCGCTGCCGCTCGTCCTGCTCTTCGTCGTCGGCGTCTCGATGTCGCTCGCGTTCGTGATGGAGGGGATGGCGGTCGCGAGCGTGATCACGCCCGTGTTCGTCTCCTTCGCGAACAGCGCGGGAATCCCGCTCGTTCCCGTGGCGATGATCGAGAGCGTCGCACTGAACGCGTACTTCTTCCCGTATCAGTCGGCCGTGCTGGTCGCGATGCTCGGCCTCGGCGTCGTCGACACGATGGAACTGAGCCGGATGGCGGCGCTCTGTACCATCGCGACGCTCGTGTTTCTCCTGCCGATCCAGATCGCGCTGTTCGTCTTCCTGTTCTGA
- a CDS encoding ABC transporter ATP-binding protein, producing the protein MTLLEGRGLTKKFGGVVAIEDVSFTVERGEAVGLIGPNGAGKSTLFRTITGVHPPTEGQVFFDGEDITGESQHEICHRGLAKTHQIVRPFGSLSLIENVAVGASFGGRTFDDPRERAAEMLEFVGLEEQMHADTGELSVGQLKRLEIARVLATDPEMVLFDEVAGGLDPEETEGIIDLVGDIIDEGKTVFLIDHVMRALMSVSERVMVLDNGKLIAQGTPEEIQNDDQVIEAYLGEHAGKDLSDAIAES; encoded by the coding sequence ATGACGTTATTGGAAGGACGAGGGCTGACGAAGAAGTTCGGCGGGGTCGTCGCCATCGAAGACGTCTCTTTCACTGTCGAGCGCGGCGAGGCCGTCGGGCTCATCGGTCCGAACGGCGCCGGGAAGAGTACCCTGTTCCGGACGATCACCGGCGTTCACCCGCCGACCGAAGGACAGGTGTTCTTCGACGGCGAGGACATCACCGGCGAGTCCCAACACGAGATCTGTCACCGCGGCTTAGCGAAGACGCACCAGATCGTCCGCCCCTTCGGGAGCCTCTCGCTCATCGAGAACGTCGCCGTCGGCGCGTCCTTCGGCGGGCGAACGTTCGACGATCCCAGAGAGCGCGCGGCGGAGATGCTCGAGTTCGTCGGCCTCGAAGAGCAGATGCACGCCGACACGGGCGAACTCAGCGTCGGGCAGCTCAAGCGGCTCGAAATCGCGCGCGTGCTCGCGACCGACCCCGAGATGGTGCTCTTCGACGAGGTCGCCGGCGGACTCGACCCCGAGGAGACCGAGGGCATCATCGACCTCGTCGGCGACATCATCGACGAGGGGAAGACGGTGTTCCTCATCGATCACGTGATGCGCGCGCTGATGAGCGTCAGCGAGCGCGTGATGGTGCTCGACAACGGGAAACTCATCGCCCAGGGGACGCCCGAAGAGATTCAGAACGACGACCAGGTCATCGAGGCGTACCTCGGCGAGCACGCCGGGAAGGACCTCTCGGACGCGATCGCCGAGAGCTGA
- a CDS encoding UbiA family prenyltransferase, whose protein sequence is MTRVRDGLDDLLAYVRPTFMLPAVGISVVGAALAPLSEFAWSVAALHAGTVGLALFVAHLRDGYVDGHRRGEETPRLSVAGFRRGIWAGSVGVIALSGLLATVSGIIAALSTIVLLALALVHAPYLDRHPITVTVDYPVGIGVALVGGHAAQTGEIGFAAAVAALFVALLAGIKVGIDRLDEAFDRSIGKRTLPVALGSRAANRVAAGLFLATALGTAGLGVGGAADLLPVRPALAVSAAVVPVGCVLATALFPPERAVRLQMGLTYVFTALLFLSACDPQCAGVAFGEGALEALRSGIAV, encoded by the coding sequence ATGACACGAGTGCGCGACGGACTGGACGACCTACTCGCGTACGTCCGACCCACGTTTATGCTGCCTGCCGTCGGGATCTCGGTCGTCGGTGCCGCCTTGGCGCCCCTCTCCGAGTTCGCGTGGTCGGTCGCCGCGCTCCACGCCGGCACCGTGGGACTGGCGCTGTTCGTGGCTCACCTCCGGGACGGATACGTCGACGGCCACCGGCGCGGCGAGGAGACGCCGCGGCTCTCCGTCGCGGGGTTCCGGCGAGGGATCTGGGCTGGTTCGGTCGGCGTGATCGCACTCTCCGGGCTCCTGGCCACGGTCTCGGGAATCATCGCGGCGCTCTCGACGATCGTTCTGCTCGCGCTCGCCCTCGTTCACGCGCCGTACCTCGACCGACATCCGATCACCGTCACCGTCGACTATCCGGTCGGAATCGGCGTCGCGCTGGTCGGGGGTCACGCGGCACAGACGGGCGAGATAGGCTTCGCCGCCGCCGTCGCCGCGCTCTTCGTCGCCCTGCTCGCGGGTATCAAGGTCGGGATCGACCGCCTCGACGAGGCGTTCGACCGATCGATCGGCAAGCGAACCCTCCCGGTCGCGCTGGGGTCGAGAGCGGCGAACCGCGTCGCGGCCGGTCTCTTTCTCGCGACCGCGCTCGGGACGGCCGGTCTCGGCGTCGGGGGGGCTGCGGATCTGCTCCCCGTTCGCCCCGCACTTGCGGTGTCGGCGGCCGTCGTCCCCGTCGGTTGCGTTCTCGCGACGGCGCTGTTCCCACCGGAACGAGCCGTCCGGCTCCAGATGGGCCTGACCTACGTGTTCACGGCGCTGCTCTTTCTCTCCGCCTGCGATCCCCAGTGTGCGGGCGTCGCGTTCGGCGAAGGCGCTCTCGAAGCACTCCGGTCCGGGATCGCCGTCTGA
- a CDS encoding methyl-accepting chemotaxis protein, with translation MATQNPVPENATLAPDLPDGLSEAERYKAERDHWRHMFDQLAAEFPEPVIVVDDDGRLTHWNEKQASFVGLPADEALGREAHEVIGTEDVTETLAEEVARTGETIRETEVRTITNTAGEKGHGRAMGVPLTAPDGSVAGAFEVLYQVTDLVEQRQSMQNVQQQVREDLESTVGELEGASSQVTENVDVIAEVAEQEAEHVREVDDEIQTFSATTEEVAASVETISTQSADTADLATESEESTTELLRTVEDVAEASDRMASDAENLADRVEEIDEVVALIDDIADQINILALNASIEAARAGDAGEGFAVVADEVKSLASESKTEADRIEGLVESISEIATDTIDGIEQTTERVEEIETQIEAVNENQREIQSSIADVSDQLEQIATATDEQATSAEDISAMLGTTVEGVERIAEEVAELAAANQQQTEQVAEISRSVAALERNLDSAINSD, from the coding sequence ATGGCAACGCAAAATCCGGTCCCCGAGAACGCCACCCTCGCTCCGGACCTCCCGGACGGGCTGAGCGAAGCCGAGCGGTACAAAGCCGAACGTGATCACTGGCGGCACATGTTCGACCAACTCGCCGCGGAGTTCCCCGAACCGGTGATCGTCGTCGACGACGACGGTCGCCTGACCCACTGGAACGAGAAGCAGGCGTCGTTCGTTGGCCTCCCCGCCGACGAGGCACTCGGGCGGGAGGCCCACGAGGTGATCGGAACCGAGGACGTGACCGAGACGCTCGCGGAGGAGGTCGCGCGCACGGGCGAGACGATCCGCGAAACCGAGGTGCGGACGATCACCAATACCGCCGGCGAGAAGGGACACGGCCGCGCGATGGGGGTCCCGCTCACCGCGCCCGACGGGTCCGTCGCCGGCGCCTTCGAGGTCCTCTACCAGGTCACGGACCTCGTCGAACAGCGCCAGTCGATGCAGAACGTCCAGCAACAGGTACGAGAGGACCTGGAATCGACCGTCGGAGAGCTCGAAGGAGCGTCCTCGCAGGTCACGGAGAACGTCGACGTGATCGCCGAGGTCGCCGAACAGGAGGCCGAGCACGTCCGGGAGGTCGACGACGAGATTCAGACGTTCAGCGCGACGACCGAGGAAGTCGCCGCGAGCGTCGAGACGATCAGCACGCAGAGTGCGGACACCGCCGACCTCGCCACCGAATCCGAGGAGTCGACGACCGAACTACTGCGGACCGTCGAGGACGTCGCCGAGGCGAGCGACCGGATGGCCTCGGACGCGGAAAACCTCGCCGACCGAGTCGAGGAGATCGACGAGGTGGTCGCCCTGATCGACGACATCGCCGACCAGATCAACATCCTGGCGCTGAACGCGTCGATCGAGGCCGCTCGGGCCGGCGACGCGGGCGAGGGATTCGCCGTCGTCGCCGACGAGGTGAAGTCGCTCGCCTCGGAGTCGAAGACGGAGGCCGATCGCATCGAGGGTCTCGTCGAGTCGATCTCCGAGATCGCGACCGACACGATCGACGGCATCGAGCAGACGACCGAACGGGTCGAGGAGATCGAGACGCAGATCGAGGCCGTCAACGAGAACCAGCGCGAGATCCAGTCGTCGATCGCGGACGTGTCCGATCAACTCGAACAGATCGCGACGGCCACGGACGAGCAGGCGACGAGCGCGGAGGACATCTCCGCGATGCTCGGAACCACCGTCGAGGGCGTCGAGCGGATCGCCGAGGAGGTCGCAGAACTCGCGGCGGCGAACCAACAGCAGACCGAGCAGGTCGCAGAGATCAGCCGGAGCGTCGCGGCGCTCGAACGGAACCTCGATTCGGCAATCAACAGCGACTAG
- a CDS encoding FAD-dependent monooxygenase yields the protein MSSTDIDQPVLVAGAGPTGMTAALALHARGIPAAILEADSEDRDRAGSRAIYVHGSTLKTLERNYPGLGKDLVDEGLVWPTRRTVWRGKEVFKRTYDNPGGSGDFPHFTSLPQVTTEKYMHEALDELGIDIHWDAGVESVESTPDGVHVETTDGQEWETPYLIGADGGGSQVRNEIGSEFEGDQSENSFIIVDVETLDGNTIEEEPIPFERLFHYDAPEAGGRNVMLVPFSGGWRLDIQCLGDDDPEEIASDEQMREFVREIMGEEYVDNIQWTSTYKFLQVIADSFVDEHRRVLLAGEAAHLLAPFGARGMNSCVADADEAASAVAVAARARQDAVARNEVELYAARRERAAEYNIDAAGQALDYLQGDTPVTVLRKEVAASLADYFEPAGEYLDDAPYGPHDAPPIAATGNY from the coding sequence ATGAGTTCAACTGACATCGACCAACCAGTGTTAGTCGCCGGGGCTGGGCCGACCGGGATGACCGCCGCGCTCGCGCTGCACGCCCGCGGCATTCCGGCAGCGATTCTCGAAGCCGACTCCGAGGACCGAGACCGCGCCGGGAGCCGCGCGATCTACGTCCACGGGTCGACGCTCAAGACGCTCGAACGGAACTACCCGGGCCTCGGAAAGGACCTCGTCGACGAGGGGCTGGTCTGGCCGACGCGCCGGACGGTCTGGCGCGGCAAGGAGGTCTTCAAGCGAACCTACGACAACCCCGGCGGCAGCGGGGACTTCCCCCACTTCACGAGCCTGCCGCAGGTCACCACCGAGAAGTACATGCACGAGGCCCTGGACGAACTCGGCATCGACATCCACTGGGACGCCGGCGTCGAGTCCGTCGAGTCGACTCCCGACGGCGTGCACGTCGAGACGACCGACGGCCAGGAGTGGGAGACGCCGTACCTCATCGGCGCGGACGGCGGCGGCTCGCAGGTCCGCAACGAGATCGGCTCCGAGTTCGAGGGCGACCAGTCGGAGAACTCCTTCATCATCGTCGACGTCGAGACGCTCGACGGCAACACGATCGAGGAGGAACCCATCCCCTTCGAGCGGCTGTTCCACTACGACGCTCCCGAGGCCGGCGGCCGCAACGTGATGCTCGTTCCCTTCTCCGGCGGCTGGCGGCTCGACATCCAGTGTCTCGGCGACGACGACCCCGAGGAGATCGCGAGCGACGAGCAGATGCGCGAGTTCGTCCGCGAGATCATGGGCGAGGAGTACGTCGACAACATCCAGTGGACCTCGACGTACAAGTTCCTCCAGGTCATCGCCGACTCGTTCGTCGACGAGCACCGTCGCGTGCTGCTCGCCGGCGAGGCCGCGCACCTGCTCGCCCCGTTCGGTGCGCGCGGGATGAACTCCTGCGTCGCCGACGCCGACGAGGCCGCCTCGGCCGTCGCCGTCGCGGCCCGGGCGCGGCAGGACGCCGTCGCGCGCAACGAGGTCGAGCTGTACGCCGCGCGCCGCGAACGCGCCGCGGAGTACAACATCGACGCCGCCGGACAGGCGCTCGACTACCTGCAGGGGGACACGCCGGTCACCGTCCTCCGCAAGGAGGTCGCCGCGTCGCTGGCGGACTACTTCGAACCGGCCGGCGAGTACCTCGACGACGCGCCGTACGGCCCCCACGACGCCCCGCCGATCGCGGCGACGGGCAACTACTGA
- a CDS encoding universal stress protein, whose amino-acid sequence MVRVLLALDDDIAQAHAQTNAIEDMVETASGAEVFILHVFRDNPEGASVQQVEAVREASDRLEEAGVEVQLLEASGSPSDEILRYADERDVDQICVGGRKRSPAGKALFGSVTQDVILGTHRPVLVCGSAEE is encoded by the coding sequence ATGGTTCGAGTACTGCTCGCACTCGACGACGACATCGCGCAGGCACACGCACAGACGAACGCCATCGAGGATATGGTCGAGACGGCCAGCGGCGCGGAGGTGTTCATCCTCCACGTGTTCCGCGACAACCCCGAAGGGGCGTCCGTCCAGCAGGTCGAGGCGGTCCGAGAAGCGTCCGACCGGCTGGAGGAAGCCGGCGTCGAGGTGCAACTACTGGAAGCCAGCGGGTCTCCATCGGACGAGATCCTGCGATACGCCGACGAGCGGGACGTCGATCAGATCTGCGTCGGCGGGCGGAAGCGCTCGCCGGCCGGCAAGGCGCTCTTCGGCAGCGTCACGCAAGACGTGATCCTCGGCACGCACCGCCCGGTACTCGTCTGCGGCAGCGCCGAGGAGTAA
- a CDS encoding MBL fold metallo-hydrolase yields the protein MPDPDLPVTEIAPDVYDITVRRAPDARWRVFCFDGETPTLVDAGFEDTVDVVADALDSLGIAPERIVITHGDPDHVGGLAGLVERFDLETWVPEGVDVDVAVDHRFGDGDQVGAFTAVHVPGHAAAHHALVDEAAGVAVLGDALFGSDARGLPAGHFVLPTAHYSADLAAADESLSRLLDYEFDVGLVYHGSSVTEDASEKIAAFVDFAGKR from the coding sequence ATGCCAGATCCAGATCTGCCCGTCACCGAGATCGCACCGGACGTCTACGACATCACCGTGCGGAGGGCACCGGACGCCCGGTGGCGCGTCTTCTGTTTCGACGGCGAGACGCCGACACTCGTCGACGCCGGCTTCGAGGACACCGTCGACGTCGTCGCCGACGCCCTCGACTCGCTCGGGATCGCGCCGGAGCGGATCGTGATCACCCACGGGGATCCGGATCACGTGGGCGGCCTCGCCGGTCTCGTCGAGCGCTTCGACCTGGAGACGTGGGTGCCAGAAGGCGTCGACGTCGACGTGGCAGTGGACCACCGCTTCGGTGACGGCGATCAGGTGGGGGCGTTCACGGCCGTCCACGTTCCAGGCCACGCCGCAGCGCACCACGCGCTCGTCGACGAAGCCGCGGGCGTCGCCGTCCTCGGCGACGCGCTGTTCGGGTCGGACGCCCGCGGGCTCCCGGCGGGACACTTCGTTCTCCCGACGGCGCACTACTCGGCGGACCTGGCGGCCGCCGACGAGTCGCTCTCGCGACTGCTCGACTACGAGTTCGACGTCGGCCTGGTGTATCACGGATCGAGCGTCACCGAGGACGCGAGCGAGAAGATCGCCGCGTTCGTGGACTTCGCCGGCAAGCGGTAG
- a CDS encoding IclR family transcriptional regulator → MGQKSEKSRGIKSDETLFDVVELLRRLDGEGVTELADRLEIAKSTVHGHLTTLVERGFVVKRGGEYHLGLRFFEYGQYVRGQLEIFQSGLAAVDRLERETGEMTWLIAHQNGKAIYVYGRGGDNDINVNTILGTQDHMHYNSGGKAILAHLPEAEVDRIVERHGLPARTENTITDRDRLDEELKQIREQGYALNLSEDLEGVQAIGVPLTVEGEIQGALSVAGPAHRMSKERCEGEILERLRAATDEIDLTIAYR, encoded by the coding sequence ATGGGACAGAAATCGGAGAAAAGCCGCGGGATCAAGTCCGACGAGACGTTGTTCGACGTCGTCGAACTCCTCCGTCGTCTCGATGGGGAGGGAGTCACCGAACTCGCAGACCGCCTCGAAATCGCCAAGAGCACCGTCCACGGGCACCTGACGACGCTCGTAGAGCGCGGTTTCGTCGTCAAGCGCGGTGGGGAGTACCACCTCGGGCTCCGATTTTTCGAGTACGGCCAGTACGTCCGCGGGCAACTCGAAATCTTCCAGTCCGGACTGGCAGCCGTCGATCGACTCGAACGGGAGACCGGCGAGATGACGTGGTTGATCGCGCACCAGAACGGCAAGGCGATCTACGTGTACGGCCGGGGCGGTGACAACGACATCAACGTCAACACGATCCTCGGGACGCAGGATCATATGCACTACAACTCCGGGGGCAAGGCAATTCTCGCACACCTGCCCGAGGCGGAGGTCGACCGGATCGTCGAGCGACACGGCCTGCCCGCCCGAACCGAGAACACGATCACCGACCGGGACCGACTCGACGAGGAACTGAAACAGATCCGCGAACAGGGGTACGCGCTCAACCTCAGCGAGGATCTCGAGGGCGTCCAGGCGATCGGCGTGCCGCTGACCGTCGAGGGCGAGATTCAGGGCGCGCTGAGCGTGGCGGGCCCGGCCCACCGGATGTCGAAAGAGCGGTGCGAGGGAGAGATCCTCGAACGCCTGCGCGCGGCCACGGACGAGATCGACCTCACGATCGCTTACCGGTGA